From a single Polynucleobacter asymbioticus QLW-P1DMWA-1 genomic region:
- the panC gene encoding pantoate--beta-alanine ligase, with the protein MKIISDIQELRDHLRGQNRASFVPTMGNLHEGHLSLMRLARQHGDPVVASIFVNRLQFGPNEDFDSYPRTMQADIEKLEKEGVYILFAPTERDLYPQPQEYRIDPPQQLGDILEGEFRPGFFKGVCTVVLKLFSCVQPKVAVFGKKDYQQLMIIRQMAKQFALPVEIIPGETIRAEDGLALSSRNGYLSVEERAEAPELQRVLQQVREQVLGLKHRDVSSLLEIEKKAIATLAGRRWEPDYIAIRQQGDLAPASNEQLQAGEPLVILTAAKLGKTRLIDNLEI; encoded by the coding sequence ATGAAGATTATTAGCGACATCCAAGAGTTGCGCGATCATCTGCGTGGTCAAAACCGTGCATCCTTTGTGCCGACCATGGGTAACTTACATGAAGGCCATTTGTCACTCATGCGTTTAGCAAGACAGCATGGAGATCCCGTCGTTGCCAGCATCTTTGTTAATCGTTTGCAGTTTGGTCCTAACGAAGATTTTGATAGCTATCCACGCACAATGCAGGCTGATATTGAAAAGCTGGAAAAAGAAGGTGTGTACATTTTGTTTGCACCGACTGAGCGTGACCTTTACCCTCAGCCGCAGGAATATCGTATAGATCCACCCCAGCAACTAGGGGATATCCTAGAAGGTGAATTTCGCCCAGGTTTCTTTAAAGGCGTATGTACGGTTGTTCTGAAGCTTTTCTCCTGCGTTCAACCTAAAGTTGCTGTGTTTGGAAAAAAAGATTATCAGCAACTGATGATTATTCGCCAGATGGCTAAACAGTTTGCTCTACCAGTGGAGATTATTCCCGGTGAAACGATTCGCGCAGAAGATGGTCTTGCCCTCTCCTCTCGCAACGGCTATCTCTCCGTAGAAGAACGTGCAGAAGCGCCTGAATTACAAAGAGTACTTCAACAAGTGCGCGAGCAGGTGCTTGGTCTAAAACACCGTGACGTTAGCTCTCTATTGGAAATTGAAAAGAAGGCTATTGCCACTCTTGCGGGTCGTAGATGGGAGCCTGATTACATTGCTATTCGTCAGCAAGGTGACTTGGCCCCCGCTTCAAATGAGCAATTACAAGCTGGTGAACCGCTCGTCATTTTGACGGCTGCAAAACTTGGCAAAACACGCTTGATTGATAACCTAGAGATTTAG
- a CDS encoding segregation and condensation protein A produces the protein MTEPSTQPISDLLDSTPSVTDGMSAAFAKLYGEPLFKLPTDLYIPPDALEVFLEAFEGPLDLLLYLIRKQNFNVLDIPMAQVTQQYLSYIDQIRHHNLELAAEYLLMAAMLIEIKSRMLLPMKKADSEEEVEDPRAELVRRLLEYERMKLAAQELDQIPQQGRDFQIAHGFVDTTVAITWPEVNLEDLQMAWRDVLHRAKLTQHHTITREELSVRDFMTRILRRLQNTRFVEFGELFEDAIKSGKGIPVVIVNFIAMLELSREALVEITQAEPYAPIYVRLAYTPVA, from the coding sequence ATGACTGAGCCAAGTACTCAGCCGATCTCCGATTTACTAGATAGCACACCGTCGGTTACCGATGGCATGTCGGCTGCTTTCGCCAAGCTTTATGGCGAGCCCCTGTTTAAGCTTCCTACTGACTTATACATCCCTCCAGATGCATTAGAGGTTTTTCTAGAGGCCTTTGAAGGTCCACTTGATTTACTGCTCTACCTTATTCGTAAGCAAAATTTCAACGTCCTTGATATTCCAATGGCTCAGGTCACTCAACAATACTTGAGTTATATCGATCAAATTCGTCATCACAACCTAGAACTTGCTGCAGAATATTTGCTGATGGCAGCCATGCTGATTGAAATTAAATCCCGCATGTTGTTGCCGATGAAAAAAGCGGACAGCGAAGAAGAGGTTGAAGATCCTCGCGCAGAATTGGTACGTCGCCTCTTGGAGTACGAGCGCATGAAGCTTGCAGCACAAGAGCTTGATCAAATTCCACAGCAAGGTCGCGACTTCCAAATAGCCCATGGATTTGTTGACACTACAGTAGCTATTACCTGGCCTGAAGTGAATTTAGAAGATCTACAAATGGCCTGGCGTGATGTTCTCCATCGCGCTAAGCTAACTCAACACCACACTATTACTCGCGAAGAATTATCTGTGCGCGACTTCATGACTCGCATTTTGCGTCGCCTCCAAAATACGCGCTTTGTGGAGTTTGGAGAGCTATTTGAAGACGCCATTAAATCTGGTAAGGGCATTCCGGTTGTCATTGTGAACTTCATTGCCATGCTTGAACTTTCACGAGAAGCCTTAGTAGAGATCACTCAAGCTGAGCCATACGCGCCGATCTATGTGCGCCTTGCTTACACCCCTGTTGCATGA
- a CDS encoding DUF3460 family protein: MARYQSEITQFLTELKSEKPNLEAEQQAGRALLWDKEPLSVEDQRRAKAAKLKQCAYVYSND, translated from the coding sequence ATGGCAAGATATCAATCTGAAATCACCCAGTTCTTAACCGAACTCAAATCCGAGAAGCCCAATCTCGAGGCTGAGCAACAGGCTGGTCGCGCCCTCCTATGGGATAAAGAGCCATTGAGCGTTGAAGATCAACGTCGCGCCAAAGCTGCCAAATTAAAACAATGCGCCTACGTTTATTCGAATGACTGA
- the metG gene encoding methionine--tRNA ligase — MSSSQRRLLVTSALPYANGQIHIGHLVEYVQTDIWVRYQRMRGHEVHYVGADDTHGTPIMLRAEKEGITPKELIANVWKEHKRDFDNFLISFDNYYTTDSPENEKLAQSIYLKLRDAGLIEKRAIEQAYDPVKEMFLPDRFIKGECPKCGAKDQYGDSCEKCGATYSPTDLKNPFSVVSGATPIKKVSDHYFFKLSDPRCETFLREWTQVKTPLQPEARNKMKEWVGEPGDSKLGDWDISRDAPYFGFEIPDAPGKYFYVWLDAPIGYYASFLNYCQAKGLNFEEWVKPDTTTEQYHFIGKDILYFHTLFWPATLQFAGYRTPTNVFAHGFLTVDGEKMSKSRGTLISANSVIECGFNPEWFRYYFATKLNDSMEDLDLNLQDFVARVNSDLLGKYINIASRSAGFLVKRFDGVVSDAAMSNPLLQEIAAASEKIAGLYEAREYAKALRTIMDLADKVNAFVDENKPWEIAKNPEREADLQTVCSVTLEAFRMLTLYLKPVIPQVAAGVEEFFSLEPQNWADINTPLSSKNPIKAYKHLMTRVEAPQIEALLAANL; from the coding sequence CACATCGGCCATTTGGTGGAATACGTTCAGACTGATATCTGGGTTCGGTATCAAAGAATGCGTGGTCATGAAGTCCACTACGTTGGAGCTGACGATACCCATGGCACGCCCATCATGTTGCGCGCTGAAAAAGAAGGCATTACCCCAAAAGAATTAATTGCGAATGTTTGGAAAGAGCATAAGCGTGACTTTGACAATTTCCTGATTTCCTTCGACAACTACTACACCACCGATAGTCCGGAGAATGAAAAGCTAGCGCAAAGTATTTACCTCAAATTACGTGATGCGGGTCTCATTGAAAAACGCGCAATAGAACAGGCCTATGATCCAGTCAAAGAAATGTTCTTACCAGATCGCTTTATTAAAGGTGAATGCCCTAAGTGCGGCGCTAAAGATCAGTATGGTGACTCCTGTGAAAAATGCGGGGCAACGTATTCCCCCACCGATCTGAAGAATCCTTTTTCAGTAGTGAGTGGTGCAACTCCGATTAAAAAAGTTTCCGATCATTACTTCTTTAAGTTATCAGACCCGCGTTGTGAAACTTTTTTACGTGAGTGGACGCAAGTTAAAACACCACTGCAACCCGAAGCGCGAAACAAAATGAAAGAGTGGGTTGGCGAACCAGGTGACAGTAAGTTAGGTGACTGGGATATCTCGCGAGATGCCCCGTACTTTGGCTTTGAAATCCCCGATGCCCCTGGTAAATACTTCTACGTATGGCTAGATGCCCCAATTGGCTATTACGCCAGCTTCCTCAATTACTGCCAAGCTAAAGGCCTCAATTTTGAGGAGTGGGTAAAGCCCGACACCACTACCGAGCAATATCACTTTATTGGCAAAGATATTCTATATTTCCACACGCTATTTTGGCCGGCAACTTTACAGTTTGCCGGTTATCGCACACCAACGAACGTGTTCGCTCATGGCTTCTTAACCGTTGATGGTGAAAAGATGAGCAAATCACGCGGCACTTTGATTTCTGCTAACAGTGTGATTGAGTGCGGTTTTAATCCTGAATGGTTCCGCTATTACTTTGCAACCAAGCTCAACGACAGTATGGAAGATTTGGATCTGAATCTCCAAGACTTTGTGGCACGCGTAAACAGCGACTTACTCGGCAAGTACATCAATATTGCAAGTCGAAGTGCGGGCTTCTTGGTAAAGCGCTTTGATGGTGTTGTTTCAGATGCGGCAATGAGTAACCCTCTGCTTCAAGAAATTGCTGCGGCTAGTGAAAAAATTGCTGGCCTCTATGAAGCGCGAGAATATGCAAAAGCATTGCGGACCATTATGGATTTAGCCGATAAAGTAAATGCCTTTGTTGATGAAAACAAGCCTTGGGAAATTGCAAAAAATCCTGAACGCGAAGCAGACTTACAAACAGTGTGTAGCGTGACTTTAGAAGCTTTCCGCATGCTCACTCTTTACCTCAAGCCCGTCATTCCGCAAGTGGCAGCAGGCGTAGAAGAGTTTTTCTCACTAGAACCTCAAAACTGGGCCGACATCAATACGCCTTTATCGAGCAAAAACCCAATTAAGGCCTATAAGCACTTAATGACCCGCGTTGAGGCCCCGCAAATTGAGGCTTTGCTGGCTGCAAACTTGTAA